From Streptomyces sp. TLI_053, a single genomic window includes:
- a CDS encoding transglycosylase family protein: MTFRNETATATTATKRRNRVRMALMAGALTALPVAGLVTANAASAAPATVWDKVAACEATGNWAINSGNGFYGGLQFTSSTWAAFGGTAYAPQAHQATKAQQISVGEKVLAAQGPGAWPVCSVKAGLTK; encoded by the coding sequence ATGACCTTCCGTAACGAGACCGCCACCGCCACCACCGCCACCAAGCGCCGCAACCGCGTCCGGATGGCACTCATGGCCGGGGCCCTCACCGCCCTGCCGGTGGCCGGCCTCGTCACGGCGAACGCCGCCTCCGCCGCCCCCGCCACCGTCTGGGACAAGGTCGCCGCCTGCGAGGCCACCGGCAACTGGGCCATCAACTCCGGCAACGGCTTCTACGGCGGCCTGCAGTTCACCAGCTCCACCTGGGCCGCCTTCGGCGGCACCGCCTACGCCCCCCAGGCCCACCAGGCCACCAAGGCCCAGCAGATCTCCGTCGGCGAGAAGGTCCTCGCCGCCCAGGGCCCCGGCGCCTGGCCCGTCTGCTCCGTCAAGGCCGGCCTCACCAAGTAA
- the katG gene encoding catalase/peroxidase HPI, protein MPSPTPEATGPRSNRDWWPEQLDLQVLHRHSPLSDPMDEDFDYAAEFATLDVEALKRDVVALMTDSQDWWPADYGHYGPLFIRMSWHAAGTYRISDGRGGGGSGAQRFAPLNSWPDNASLDKARRLLWPVKQKYGRKISWADLLVFTGNCAMESMGFRTFGFGFGREDIWEPEEVFWGPEDTWLGDERYSGERDLANPLGAVQMGLIYVNPEGPNGNPDPRAAAVDIRETFARMAMNDEETVALIVGGHTFGKCHGAVDPSCVGPEPEGAPIEQQGLGWRSTCGSGSGADALTSGLEGAWTTEPTRWDNGYLDNLFRYDWELTTSPAGAKQWKPTDPAAASAVPDAHDPAKRHAPMMLTTDLALRQDPVYEAICRRFHEHPDQLAEAFAKAWYKLLHRDMGPVSRYLGPWVPEAQLWQDPVPAADHRPVTDEDIADLKKRIADSGLGVPQLVATAWASAAVFRGTDLRGGANGARIRLAPQKDWEVNNLPEVADTVRRLEEIRRDFNAAQSGDRRISLADLVVLGGGAAVERAAHAAGHAVTVPFAPGRTDASQEQTDVESFAVLEPRADGFRNYLRADEKLSPESLLLDRADLLTLTAPELTVLIGGMRALNAGFRGSPHGVLTHRPETLTTDFFVNLLDMGTEWKPSASEANVFEGRDRATGAVKWTATAVDLVLGSHSQLRALAEVYGSGDADEKFVRDFVAAWTKVMNLDRFDLR, encoded by the coding sequence ATTCCTTCCCCCACCCCCGAGGCGACCGGGCCCAGGAGCAACCGCGACTGGTGGCCCGAGCAGTTGGACCTCCAGGTCCTGCACCGGCATTCGCCGCTCTCCGACCCGATGGACGAGGACTTCGACTACGCGGCGGAGTTCGCCACCCTCGACGTCGAGGCGCTGAAGCGGGACGTCGTCGCGCTGATGACCGACTCCCAGGACTGGTGGCCCGCCGACTACGGCCACTACGGGCCGCTGTTCATCCGGATGAGCTGGCACGCCGCCGGCACCTACCGGATCTCCGACGGCCGGGGCGGCGGCGGCAGCGGCGCCCAGCGCTTCGCGCCGCTCAACAGCTGGCCGGACAACGCCAGCCTGGACAAGGCCCGGCGCCTGCTCTGGCCGGTCAAGCAGAAGTACGGCCGGAAGATCTCCTGGGCCGACCTGCTGGTCTTCACCGGGAACTGCGCCATGGAGTCGATGGGCTTCCGGACCTTCGGCTTCGGCTTCGGCCGCGAGGACATCTGGGAGCCCGAGGAGGTCTTCTGGGGCCCCGAGGACACCTGGCTCGGCGACGAGCGCTACAGCGGCGAGCGCGACCTCGCGAATCCGCTCGGCGCCGTGCAGATGGGGCTGATCTACGTGAACCCGGAGGGCCCCAACGGCAATCCGGACCCGAGGGCCGCCGCCGTCGACATCCGGGAGACCTTCGCGCGGATGGCGATGAACGACGAGGAGACGGTCGCGCTCATCGTCGGCGGACACACCTTCGGCAAGTGCCACGGCGCCGTGGACCCGTCCTGCGTCGGCCCGGAGCCCGAGGGCGCCCCGATCGAACAGCAGGGCCTGGGCTGGCGCAGCACCTGCGGCAGCGGCTCCGGCGCCGACGCCCTCACCAGCGGACTCGAGGGCGCCTGGACCACCGAGCCGACCCGCTGGGACAACGGTTACCTGGACAACCTGTTCCGCTACGACTGGGAACTCACCACCAGCCCGGCCGGGGCCAAGCAGTGGAAGCCCACCGACCCGGCGGCCGCGAGCGCCGTGCCGGACGCGCACGACCCCGCGAAGCGGCACGCCCCGATGATGCTGACCACGGACCTCGCCCTGCGCCAGGACCCGGTCTACGAGGCGATCTGCCGGCGCTTCCACGAGCACCCCGACCAGCTCGCCGAGGCCTTCGCCAAGGCCTGGTACAAGCTGCTGCACCGCGACATGGGCCCGGTGTCCCGCTACCTCGGACCGTGGGTGCCCGAGGCGCAGCTGTGGCAGGACCCGGTCCCCGCCGCCGACCACCGGCCGGTCACCGACGAGGACATCGCCGACCTCAAGAAGCGGATCGCCGACTCCGGCCTGGGCGTTCCGCAGCTGGTCGCCACCGCGTGGGCTTCGGCGGCGGTGTTCCGCGGCACCGACCTGCGCGGCGGCGCCAACGGCGCCCGGATCCGGCTCGCACCGCAGAAGGACTGGGAGGTCAACAACCTCCCCGAGGTGGCCGACACGGTCCGGCGGCTGGAGGAGATCAGGCGGGACTTCAACGCGGCGCAGAGCGGCGACCGGCGGATCTCGCTCGCCGACCTCGTCGTGCTGGGCGGCGGCGCGGCGGTCGAGCGGGCCGCGCACGCCGCCGGGCACGCCGTGACGGTCCCGTTCGCCCCGGGGCGCACCGACGCCTCGCAGGAGCAGACGGACGTGGAGTCCTTCGCGGTGCTCGAACCGCGGGCCGACGGGTTCCGGAACTACCTGCGGGCCGACGAGAAGCTCTCGCCCGAGTCCCTGCTGCTCGACCGGGCCGACCTGCTGACGCTGACCGCGCCGGAGCTGACCGTCCTGATCGGCGGGATGCGGGCGCTGAACGCCGGCTTCCGGGGCTCCCCGCACGGTGTCCTCACGCACCGGCCGGAGACGCTGACGACGGACTTCTTCGTCAATCTGCTCGACATGGGCACGGAGTGGAAGCCCTCGGCGTCGGAGGCGAACGTCTTCGAGGGGCGGGACCGGGCCACCGGCGCGGTGAAGTGGACGGCCACCGCCGTCGACCTCGTCCTCGGCTCGCACTCCCAGCTGCGCGCACTGGCCGAGGTCTACGGCTCCGGGGACGCGGACGAGAAGTTCGTCCGGGACTTCGTGGCGGCGTGGACGAAGGTGATGAACCTCGACCGGTTCGACCTGCGCTGA
- a CDS encoding DUF5959 family protein has protein sequence MGGDIIRLADRTRNVTVELDGPTARARREGRYEAEIVIRTGFVTAQLPVHLTDADLADLAGWLSARAAAEEAGTPPDGAATDWPESGRSAYLRLHAADPFVVEIRDPVQSGVTVTVPLELRDGWAARAAARLDVLRAGLADGS, from the coding sequence GTGGGCGGGGACATCATCAGGTTGGCGGACCGGACGCGGAACGTCACGGTGGAGCTGGACGGGCCGACGGCGCGCGCCCGGCGGGAGGGCCGGTACGAGGCCGAGATCGTGATCAGGACCGGTTTCGTCACCGCGCAGCTGCCGGTGCACCTCACCGACGCCGACCTCGCGGACCTCGCGGGGTGGCTCTCCGCCCGCGCCGCGGCCGAGGAGGCCGGCACGCCGCCGGACGGCGCCGCCACCGACTGGCCGGAGTCCGGCCGCAGCGCCTACCTGCGGCTGCACGCCGCCGACCCGTTCGTGGTCGAGATCCGCGACCCGGTGCAGAGCGGTGTCACCGTCACCGTGCCGCTGGAGCTGCGCGACGGCTGGGCCGCCCGCGCCGCCGCCCGGCTCGACGTGCTGCGCGCCGGGCTCGCCGACGGGTCCTGA
- a CDS encoding glycosyl hydrolase produces the protein MRLRRRSVAALLAVASVLGGGSAAAPVAVAAAVPPVDAGASPQARAVLDWLAHLPDRGLRNRTASGFFAGYSGSAAAGSGKDFATQYRDVTELADRTGRFPAILACDYASGWNAGGEPTAIDSGCDTEMIEHAGRGGLVSVSVHLPNPVAGAAWRTPLPQPAFRQLSDPATAVGRAWRSELDDVAAGLRRLSDAGVPVLFRPFHEMNGDWFWWGRQDPADFAALWRGTYDYLTTAKGLHNLLWTYAPNCGSADPTAYWVGRSYADVVGLDCYTADPSAITGYEKLLELGKPFAFTEIGPGAGAGGTFDYDLWVKALHERFPRTSYFLAWNNEWSPARNVNGAELMNDPWTVNRGGVDLAAAPAEDPPVSYQDFESGTQGWSGWHLAAGPWQVTEWSARGSGSLKADVDLGTGAAYLNKVGPLDLSGDTVLSVDARTAPWGDQAGGTRAKLYVRTGTGDAAGWTWTDSGAVTVDTKSTRLVLDLTRVPDRAHVREIGVEFAPAAGAGGRSAVYLDDVRRGGLLAGFEHGTEGWSGSGAAAGPWAVADEGAAEGRSALKADVEPERGAVRLGRTAPVDLTGATVLTVAAGTAPWGQQAGGTTARLYVRAGTGDASGWSWTESPAVTVGPDGRVLRLDLAGVPDPAHVREIGVVLTPAPGATGRTAVYLDALRRWS, from the coding sequence ATGAGGCTGCGTCGACGATCCGTCGCGGCCCTGCTCGCGGTGGCGAGCGTGCTGGGCGGCGGGAGCGCCGCCGCGCCGGTGGCGGTGGCGGCCGCCGTTCCACCGGTGGACGCGGGGGCGAGCCCGCAGGCGCGGGCGGTGCTGGACTGGCTCGCGCACCTGCCCGACCGGGGACTGCGGAACAGGACGGCGTCCGGATTCTTCGCCGGGTACAGCGGCAGCGCCGCGGCCGGGTCCGGAAAGGACTTCGCCACCCAGTACCGGGACGTCACCGAACTGGCCGACCGGACGGGCCGGTTCCCGGCGATCCTCGCCTGCGACTACGCGAGCGGCTGGAACGCCGGCGGGGAGCCGACCGCGATCGACTCGGGCTGCGACACCGAGATGATCGAGCACGCCGGTCGCGGCGGACTGGTCTCGGTGAGCGTCCACCTGCCGAACCCGGTGGCGGGCGCCGCGTGGCGGACTCCGCTGCCGCAGCCGGCGTTCCGGCAGCTGTCCGACCCGGCCACCGCCGTCGGCCGGGCCTGGCGGAGCGAACTCGACGACGTCGCGGCCGGGTTGCGGCGACTGTCCGACGCCGGGGTGCCCGTGCTGTTCCGGCCGTTCCACGAGATGAACGGGGACTGGTTCTGGTGGGGCCGCCAGGACCCGGCCGACTTCGCGGCACTGTGGCGCGGCACCTACGACTACCTCACCACCGCCAAGGGCCTGCACAACCTGCTGTGGACGTACGCGCCGAACTGCGGATCCGCCGACCCCACCGCCTACTGGGTCGGCCGCTCCTACGCCGACGTGGTCGGACTGGACTGCTACACCGCCGACCCGTCCGCGATCACCGGTTACGAGAAGCTGCTCGAGCTCGGCAAGCCGTTCGCGTTCACCGAGATCGGCCCCGGTGCGGGCGCGGGCGGCACCTTCGACTACGACCTGTGGGTGAAGGCGCTGCACGAGCGCTTCCCGCGCACCTCCTACTTCCTGGCCTGGAACAACGAGTGGAGTCCGGCCCGGAACGTCAACGGCGCCGAGCTGATGAACGACCCGTGGACGGTGAACCGGGGAGGGGTCGACCTCGCCGCCGCCCCGGCGGAGGACCCGCCGGTGTCCTACCAGGACTTCGAGAGCGGCACCCAGGGCTGGAGCGGCTGGCACCTCGCGGCCGGCCCGTGGCAGGTGACCGAGTGGTCCGCCCGCGGCAGCGGGTCGCTCAAGGCGGACGTGGACCTCGGCACCGGCGCCGCCTACCTGAACAAGGTCGGCCCGCTCGACCTCTCCGGCGACACCGTGCTCAGCGTCGACGCCCGCACCGCGCCGTGGGGCGACCAGGCGGGCGGCACCCGCGCCAAGCTCTACGTGCGCACCGGCACCGGCGACGCCGCGGGCTGGACCTGGACGGACTCGGGTGCCGTCACCGTCGACACCAAGTCCACCCGGCTGGTCCTGGACCTGACCAGGGTCCCGGACCGGGCCCACGTCCGCGAGATCGGCGTCGAGTTCGCCCCCGCGGCCGGGGCGGGCGGCCGGTCCGCGGTCTACCTCGACGACGTGCGGCGCGGCGGCCTGCTGGCCGGCTTCGAGCACGGCACCGAGGGCTGGTCCGGGTCCGGTGCGGCGGCCGGACCCTGGGCGGTCGCCGACGAGGGAGCGGCCGAGGGCCGCAGCGCGCTCAAGGCCGACGTCGAGCCCGAGCGGGGCGCCGTCCGGCTCGGGCGGACCGCCCCCGTCGACCTGACCGGGGCCACCGTGCTCACCGTCGCCGCCGGCACCGCGCCCTGGGGGCAGCAGGCGGGCGGCACCACGGCCAGGCTGTACGTGCGCGCCGGGACCGGCGACGCCTCCGGCTGGAGCTGGACCGAGAGCCCCGCCGTCACCGTCGGCCCGGACGGGCGGGTCCTGCGGCTGGACCTGGCCGGGGTGCCCGACCCCGCCCACGTGCGGGAGATCGGTGTGGTCCTCACCCCCGCACCGGGTGCCACCGGTCGTACCGCCGTGTACCTGGACGCCCTGCGCCGGTGGAGCTGA
- a CDS encoding response regulator transcription factor: MTIRILIVDDEALLRMAFGTVLDAQPDMAPVGEAADGQQAVRLARELRPDVVLMDVRMPGTDGIEATREVVRVSPRSRVLILTTFDLDEYAFAGLHAGASGFLLKNTRPEELLGAIRTVAAGDAVVSPRITRRLLETLRPHIPDGRAAARDDRLGRLSAREREVLVEVGRGLSNAEIAAALYLAEATVKSHLGRVLQKLELRDRIQAVVYAHENRLVRPG; the protein is encoded by the coding sequence ATGACGATCCGGATCCTGATCGTCGACGACGAGGCCCTGCTCCGGATGGCCTTCGGCACCGTCCTGGACGCCCAGCCCGACATGGCCCCGGTCGGCGAGGCCGCGGACGGGCAGCAGGCCGTCCGGCTCGCCCGGGAGCTGCGCCCCGATGTCGTCCTGATGGACGTCCGGATGCCCGGGACGGACGGGATCGAGGCGACCCGCGAGGTGGTCCGGGTCTCCCCGCGGAGCAGGGTGCTGATCCTCACCACCTTCGACCTGGACGAGTACGCCTTCGCCGGGCTGCACGCCGGAGCCTCCGGCTTCCTGCTGAAGAACACCAGGCCGGAGGAGCTGCTCGGCGCGATCCGGACCGTGGCCGCGGGCGACGCCGTGGTGTCGCCGCGGATCACCCGGCGCCTGCTGGAGACCCTCCGCCCGCACATCCCGGACGGCCGCGCTGCCGCGCGCGACGACCGGCTCGGCCGGCTCAGCGCCCGGGAGCGCGAGGTGCTGGTCGAGGTCGGCCGGGGGCTGTCCAACGCCGAGATCGCGGCCGCCCTGTACCTGGCGGAGGCGACCGTGAAGTCCCATCTGGGGCGGGTCCTGCAGAAGCTGGAACTCCGCGACCGGATCCAGGCGGTGGTCTACGCCCACGAGAACCGTCTGGTCCGGCCGGGGTGA
- a CDS encoding sensor histidine kinase → MTGPRKRPDGDSDQGKRSTHGCKSDPNDKRDPNDKSNQYNQYNQNNKSEPERPERPERQGRQGRQGRAMTEAAAVPGKAPRPWAGRLGRAATAAARRIPRLPPQVWDALLPALLLLNAATVPVPQERAFTVALTAALALPLLWRRRAPLAVFGAVVAAATVQWLLDVQLPADIAVLVALYTVAARSDRRTALAAAAVVEAGVLLACLRWAPDGAFATPFVAVTATTVAAAVLGTNVRTTRAYLAAVEERAAHREREQEQRARLAVAEERARITREMHDIVTHNLSVMVALADAAGYARQRSPDRADAAMRQISGTGRQALTDMRRSLGVLRSDEPDAERHPLPGIAQLDALAEQMSAAGLPTRLEVHGGHGHLPATAQLTVYRLVQEALTNALKHTPAGTGATVRIGCSPGTVTVDVTDNGPCPPPSAGAPAAAPSGHGIPGMRERAAAYGGTLRAGPLPGGGWGVRTRLLLDSAGAVPA, encoded by the coding sequence GTGACAGGGCCGCGGAAACGCCCGGACGGCGACAGCGACCAGGGCAAGCGCAGCACCCACGGCTGCAAGAGCGACCCGAACGACAAGCGTGACCCGAACGACAAGAGCAACCAGTACAACCAGTACAACCAGAACAACAAGAGCGAACCAGAGCGACCAGAGCGACCAGAACGACAAGGACGACAAGGACGACAAGGACGTGCGATGACCGAGGCGGCCGCGGTACCCGGAAAGGCCCCCCGGCCGTGGGCGGGCCGGCTGGGACGGGCGGCCACCGCCGCGGCCCGCCGGATCCCCCGGCTGCCGCCCCAGGTATGGGACGCGCTGCTCCCGGCGCTCCTCCTCCTCAACGCCGCGACCGTGCCCGTGCCGCAGGAACGGGCGTTCACCGTGGCCCTCACCGCCGCCCTCGCGCTGCCCCTGCTGTGGCGCCGCCGGGCCCCGCTCGCGGTGTTCGGCGCGGTGGTGGCCGCGGCCACCGTCCAGTGGCTGCTGGACGTCCAACTCCCCGCCGACATCGCCGTCCTGGTGGCCCTCTACACGGTGGCCGCGCGCTCCGACCGGCGCACCGCACTGGCCGCCGCCGCCGTCGTGGAGGCGGGAGTCCTGCTGGCCTGCCTGCGCTGGGCGCCGGACGGCGCGTTCGCCACCCCGTTCGTCGCCGTCACCGCGACGACCGTGGCCGCCGCCGTCCTCGGGACGAACGTACGCACCACCCGCGCCTACCTCGCCGCCGTGGAGGAACGGGCCGCACACCGGGAGCGGGAGCAGGAACAGCGGGCACGACTCGCCGTCGCCGAGGAACGGGCGCGGATCACCCGCGAGATGCACGACATCGTCACCCACAACCTCTCCGTCATGGTCGCGCTCGCCGACGCCGCCGGCTACGCGCGGCAGCGGTCGCCCGACCGGGCCGACGCGGCGATGCGGCAGATCTCCGGGACCGGCCGGCAGGCGCTGACCGACATGCGGCGCTCGCTGGGCGTCCTGCGGTCCGACGAACCGGACGCCGAGCGCCACCCGCTGCCCGGAATCGCCCAACTGGACGCCCTCGCCGAGCAGATGTCCGCCGCCGGCCTGCCGACCCGGCTGGAGGTCCACGGCGGCCACGGCCACCTGCCCGCCACCGCCCAGCTCACCGTCTACCGCCTGGTGCAGGAAGCCTTGACCAACGCCCTCAAACACACCCCCGCCGGCACCGGCGCGACGGTCCGGATCGGCTGCTCGCCCGGCACCGTCACCGTCGACGTCACCGACAACGGCCCCTGCCCGCCACCCTCCGCCGGAGCCCCCGCCGCCGCACCCTCCGGCCACGGCATCCCCGGCATGCGCGAGCGCGCGGCCGCCTACGGGGGCACGCTGCGGGCCGGACCGCTCCCGGGCGGCGGCTGGGGCGTCCGTACCCGGCTGCTCCTCGACAGCGCCGGGGCGGTGCCCGCATGA
- a CDS encoding dienelactone hydrolase family protein codes for MRRQVPAADDGRVNEIISGLFLSPLEILALLAALALVVARWLPPAARPRTTVVAGAVLVLSGLVLLVTGIRWQLLPVLAGALLALPSALAPLLRRRSGRTAWRARWWLALPGSLACAGLVAAGPVSAWAFPVPEFPEPTGGFAVGTRVLQWTDQQRPETFTPDPADRRTVVVQLWYPAGRSPAGAPRAQYLGRTEAEARTVAGALAGGVGLPDFLMDGVPRARSRSVFDAPVAGDGGRFPVVLFSPGSGGVRTQNTAWAEELASHGYLVAALDHPYDSAAVVLADGRTVTTETSSSGDADQDEKLAAGWTAVRAADLGFVLSQLEGLDRAGSGDPLTGRLDTGRAAVTGHSMGGAAALQAARQDHRFRAVVDLDGFPHGPASPSLDRPVLAMTQALTGATDARYLPRLTEALAANTATSYRLTVPGAAHLSFMDGPLYLPPVPGIVGSLGRARSPRVVAGATLAFLDAALRDRPGDLSGALSAYGSLTVRAPGGR; via the coding sequence ATGCGGCGTCAGGTGCCCGCCGCCGACGATGGCCGGGTGAACGAGATCATCTCGGGACTGTTCCTGTCCCCCCTGGAAATCCTCGCCCTGCTGGCCGCCCTCGCCCTGGTGGTGGCGCGCTGGCTGCCCCCGGCCGCCCGCCCCCGCACCACGGTCGTGGCGGGCGCGGTGCTCGTCCTGTCCGGGCTCGTGCTGCTCGTGACCGGGATCCGCTGGCAGCTGCTGCCGGTCCTGGCCGGTGCCCTCCTCGCCCTGCCGTCCGCCCTCGCCCCGCTGCTGCGCCGGCGGTCCGGCCGGACGGCGTGGCGGGCCCGCTGGTGGCTGGCGCTGCCGGGATCGCTGGCCTGCGCCGGGCTGGTCGCCGCCGGGCCGGTGTCCGCCTGGGCCTTCCCCGTTCCCGAGTTCCCCGAGCCCACGGGCGGGTTCGCGGTCGGCACCCGGGTGCTGCAGTGGACCGACCAGCAGCGGCCGGAGACCTTCACCCCCGATCCGGCCGACCGGCGCACGGTCGTGGTCCAGCTCTGGTACCCCGCGGGGAGGAGCCCCGCCGGTGCGCCGCGGGCCCAGTACCTCGGGCGCACCGAGGCCGAGGCGCGGACCGTCGCCGGGGCCCTCGCCGGCGGGGTCGGCCTGCCGGACTTCCTGATGGACGGTGTGCCGCGGGCCCGCAGCCGTTCGGTCTTCGACGCCCCGGTGGCCGGGGACGGCGGCCGCTTCCCGGTGGTGCTGTTCTCGCCCGGATCGGGCGGGGTGCGCACCCAGAACACCGCCTGGGCGGAGGAACTCGCGAGCCACGGTTACCTGGTGGCCGCCCTCGACCACCCGTACGACTCCGCGGCCGTCGTCCTCGCCGACGGCCGGACGGTCACCACCGAGACCTCCTCCTCCGGCGACGCGGACCAGGACGAGAAGCTGGCGGCCGGCTGGACGGCGGTCCGGGCCGCCGATCTCGGTTTCGTCCTCAGCCAGTTGGAGGGTCTGGACCGCGCCGGGAGCGGCGACCCGCTGACCGGGCGGCTGGACACCGGCCGGGCCGCGGTGACCGGCCATTCGATGGGGGGCGCCGCCGCGCTCCAGGCCGCCCGGCAGGACCACCGGTTCCGTGCCGTCGTCGATCTGGACGGCTTCCCGCACGGCCCGGCCTCGCCCTCGCTCGACCGGCCGGTGCTCGCGATGACCCAGGCGCTGACCGGGGCGACCGACGCCCGGTACCTCCCCCGGCTGACCGAGGCGCTCGCGGCGAACACGGCGACGAGCTACCGGCTGACCGTTCCCGGCGCGGCGCACCTCAGCTTCATGGACGGCCCGCTGTACCTGCCGCCGGTCCCGGGCATCGTCGGCTCCCTGGGCCGCGCCCGGAGCCCGCGCGTCGTCGCCGGGGCCACCCTCGCCTTCCTGGACGCCGCTCTGCGCGACCGGCCGGGCGACCTGTCCGGCGCGCTGTCGGCCTACGGCAGCCTCACCGTCCGGGCCCCGGGCGGGCGCTGA
- a CDS encoding LysR family transcriptional regulator translates to MPVSSQDPNLDANLAVALDALLTEQSVTRAAARLHTSPAAMSRTLARLRRVLQDPLLVRAGQAMVPTPRAEELRDEAAAVVRRLEALLTPSGGVDPAALRRTFTVQTADLVGAALAPGLLALARRRAPGVSLRVLAEDFEAGPALREGRIDLEIGAIDHVDPETLVEELATLRMAVGVRAGHPLTEGPLTPDRLAAAEHVVVSRRGRFTGPLDAALAERGLSRRVSAVLPGHLAAMALAATGDVVCLVPVARPGEPPSPLSGAAQTLGLRLLEIPLELPPLTIGMAWHPRHAADGGHQWLRAAVRRVLRPAPAG, encoded by the coding sequence ATGCCGGTGAGCAGCCAGGATCCGAACCTCGACGCCAATCTCGCGGTCGCCCTCGACGCCCTGCTGACCGAGCAGAGCGTCACCCGGGCCGCCGCGCGGCTGCACACGTCCCCGGCGGCGATGAGCCGCACCCTGGCCCGGCTGCGCCGGGTCCTCCAGGACCCGCTGCTGGTGCGGGCGGGCCAGGCGATGGTGCCCACGCCCCGCGCCGAGGAACTGCGGGACGAGGCCGCCGCGGTGGTGCGCCGGCTGGAGGCGCTGCTCACCCCGAGCGGCGGGGTCGATCCCGCCGCGCTGCGGCGCACCTTCACCGTCCAGACCGCGGACCTGGTCGGCGCGGCCCTGGCGCCCGGCCTGCTCGCGCTGGCCCGCCGCCGGGCGCCGGGCGTCTCGCTGCGGGTGCTGGCGGAGGACTTCGAGGCGGGACCCGCGCTGCGCGAGGGCCGGATCGATCTGGAGATCGGGGCGATCGACCACGTCGACCCGGAGACCCTGGTGGAGGAACTGGCCACGCTGCGGATGGCGGTCGGGGTCCGGGCCGGGCACCCGCTGACCGAGGGGCCGCTGACGCCGGACCGGCTGGCGGCCGCCGAGCACGTGGTGGTGAGCCGGCGCGGCCGCTTCACCGGCCCGCTGGACGCGGCTCTCGCCGAACGGGGCCTCAGCCGCCGGGTGAGCGCCGTACTGCCGGGGCACCTGGCGGCGATGGCGCTGGCCGCCACCGGCGACGTGGTCTGCCTGGTGCCGGTCGCCCGGCCGGGCGAGCCGCCGTCGCCGCTCTCCGGTGCGGCGCAGACCCTGGGCCTGCGGCTGCTGGAGATCCCGCTCGAACTGCCGCCGCTGACCATCGGGATGGCCTGGCACCCGCGCCATGCCGCCGACGGCGGCCACCAGTGGCTGCGCGCCGCCGTGCGGCGGGTGCTCCGCCCGGCCCCGGCGGGGTGA
- a CDS encoding NAD(P)H-binding protein: MIVITAPTGNIGRRLLSLLVEAAPAHGEELRVVVRDPARLPAAVRARVEVVTGSHGDAATVERAFAGADAVFWLVPPDASAAPEDGWSGFTRPAVRAFAAHGVDRVVGVSALGRGTAQAARAGLVTASLAMDDLIAGSGVAYRALACPSFFENLLEDADSIRADGVFTDTVAADRRAPLVAVADIAATAAGLLLDRSWSGVDSVPVLGPQDLSPEDLARIMTEQLGRPVRYRRQSLDELRSDLLGYGLHAAFAEGVVEMKRAKDEGLDAGVGRPPRPAVPATSFERWCAETLKPAVLATTTATAAPATAPTTAAPTDTLTAPEATDAH, encoded by the coding sequence ATGATCGTCATCACCGCCCCCACCGGGAACATCGGCCGTCGGCTGCTGTCGCTCCTGGTCGAGGCCGCGCCCGCGCACGGGGAGGAACTGCGGGTCGTGGTCCGCGATCCGGCCCGGCTGCCCGCGGCCGTCCGCGCCCGGGTCGAGGTGGTCACCGGCTCGCACGGCGACGCCGCGACCGTCGAGCGCGCGTTCGCCGGCGCCGACGCCGTGTTCTGGCTGGTGCCGCCGGACGCCTCGGCCGCGCCCGAGGACGGCTGGAGCGGCTTCACCCGGCCCGCCGTCCGGGCCTTCGCCGCCCACGGCGTCGACCGGGTGGTCGGGGTGTCGGCGCTCGGCCGCGGCACCGCGCAGGCGGCCCGGGCCGGGCTGGTCACCGCCTCCCTCGCCATGGACGACCTGATCGCCGGCTCCGGCGTCGCCTACCGCGCCCTGGCCTGTCCGTCCTTCTTCGAGAACCTGCTGGAGGACGCCGACTCGATCCGGGCCGACGGCGTCTTCACCGACACCGTCGCCGCGGACCGCCGCGCCCCGCTGGTGGCCGTCGCCGACATCGCCGCGACGGCGGCCGGGCTGCTGCTGGACCGCTCGTGGAGCGGCGTGGACAGCGTCCCGGTGCTCGGCCCGCAGGACCTCTCGCCCGAGGACCTGGCCCGGATCATGACCGAGCAGCTCGGCCGCCCGGTCCGCTACCGGCGGCAGTCGCTGGACGAGCTGCGCTCCGACCTGCTCGGGTACGGCCTGCACGCGGCCTTCGCGGAGGGCGTCGTCGAGATGAAGCGCGCCAAGGACGAGGGCCTGGACGCGGGCGTCGGGCGACCGCCGCGGCCGGCGGTCCCGGCCACCTCGTTCGAACGCTGGTGCGCCGAGACCCTGAAGCCCGCCGTTCTCGCCACCACCACCGCCACCGCCGCGCCCGCCACCGCGCCCACCACTGCCGCCCCCACCGACACCCTCACCGCCCCGGAGGCCACCGATGCCCACTGA